The Camelina sativa cultivar DH55 chromosome 16, Cs, whole genome shotgun sequence sequence CACAAacgtaaatttcccgccaaaaacgcaaacccgtaAATTTCTCGTCAAAAACGCAAACCTGTAAATTTCCCGCAAAAAACGCAAACCCGCAAACGTatatttcccgccaaaaacgaaaacccgtaaatttctcgccaaaaacgcaaacctgtaaattttccgccaaaaacgcaaacccgcaAACGTAAATCTCCCGCCAAAAATGGTCACCGTAATTTTCTGTCAAAATCTGAAAACCACAATTTTTCCCGCCGAAAatgtaaaatctaatttttcctctataatttTCCACTAAAAGTTATGTgatggtgataatgatgatgatagtaaaaAGGAtgataaagattaattattattattttatattatatattaattaatttatattgtagtgGGTTAACCAATTATTCATCTAACTCATTTAACTAAATGGATTCATGGGTTGATCCAATCCAATTGCTAAATGAGTTGAGTCAActcatttaacttttaactcaCTGGATAATGAGTTGAGTTGGGTTGAGTTAACCATTTTGACATCTCTAAGTGAAGTGTCTAATCACAACTGGaagtttaaaatcttatgtggaCCTTTAGGAGGTTATAGcttatactttttattagtgtagatttaaattttttccATTCTAATTAATACGataagttgatttttttatttgtgagtttaaaatattatttaaggaaaaaaccgaatatagtttttcaaaaaaaaaaaattattaattatgtttttgtttaaaaagaaaaaaaaaacgcagagaaacaaaaaaatgaggCAAATCTCAGTATAAACTTGAAATTTCATCAGCCTTGTGTCCGTCTTGTTCTTGTTCGTGATTCAGAGGTCTTTGTCGCCTTTTGcttctgaaaaataaaagttcacACTGGTAAAAAAGCCTCTCTTCCTTTACCAACTCGTCTTCTTCCTTAAGCTTCTTCTGGGTTCCGCTTTTTGAAGAACCCTAGAAAATCACGAGCcccttctgcttcttcttctttcccccTTTCTCTTCGGCGAAATCAGAATCATAGTTTCACCCCATCGCTACGTTTTTGCAGGTTTTAGGGATTGTTTCGGCGTTGTCTCACTTCTAATTTGTTGAAATAAACATGCCGAGGAACGCGATTTCTGACGATGAAGNGTTCTTTGTTTCTGTACATTTTGAGATTTTCCTGCCTTTCGTTTTTGCTTACCATCATAAATCTGAAAGCTTTATACTCTGATACCATTCGATGCATGTTGGATGGGTCGAAAGAATCGAATTGAATGAACAGACGTGTGTGTTGTTGGATGTACCACTTCTTGTTAATATCTTCGCTGTATCATATACATCcttgatttatatttggtaGCATTTCCTTGTTTTGTTCCTTTAGACCTCATGGATTCTGTATAATTAGCTTTGAGTTCCACATGTCTCTCACTCTGGGTTTGAGTCAATGCAGTAATTTTCTGTTCTTTTGCACTTAGATTCAGGCTATATTTGTTCCATTATGTGAGATCCGTATATTTGTGTTGTAGTTGGGAATGAGTATGAAAATGATGGGTTCATAGTGAATGAtgacgacgaggaagaagaacaagaagaggacGACGAAAGGCAAGATAGCGATGAGGAAaggcagaaaaagaagaagaagcgaagaaAAAAGTGAACATTATATCCCTACTTGTTCTCTTAAATTTATCCTTTTCTAATCTGTGAAAGACTTAATGCCAGTGTTGGCATGCATTATACACGATAGAAGGTTGCAGGATGCAGTTGATAAAATGTTCCTTTAATTCTCAGCAGTCCCttatgattagtatattatttaCTGCGTAATGGACTATAGCAGGGCTGTTCTCTAACTGAGTAACACGTATGATGTTTTCAATAGGGACGAAGGtcttgatgaagatgattatCTGCTTCTCCAAGATAACAATGTCAACTTCCAAAAGGTTtgtcatatatgtatataactatatcaagagtttgtatatatgtgcagtactaatatatattgattttcattttcttgaacCATGACAGAGGAAGTATAAGCGGTTGAAAAAAGCTCAAAGGGAAAGGGAAAATGGTCAGGGGGGATCATCTGATGATGAGTTTGCTGGGAGTGGTGGAGCTAGAAGAAGTGCTGAGGATAAGATCAAAGACAGGCTGTTTGATGATATTGATGGTAGGATCTCTTGTGCTTTCTGATACACCCCTGGGAAAATCACATCTCAGCCTGCCTTGGTTCTTATTTTGACCATTGGCACATAGTTGACTATGTACTTTTTGTGTCTAGCAGATCCACCTGATGATGTAGGCGATGAGGAAGACCTAGTTGTGGAAGAAGATGTAGTTGGGAGCGATGATGAAATGGCAGATTTTATtgtagatgaagatgatgggCTTGGTCATCCTAAGaggtattgtttttttctcttttatctcttgaGATTTAGTATATCTCTTATGTCACGTATATTTTCTGATTCTAAATAACTTATTTTCAGGGGAggcttaaagaaaaagaaatttagaCAGGGATCAGATATTAGTGCTATGCGAGATGCTAATGAAATATTTGGTGATGTTGATGAACTTTTGACTATTCGCAAAAAGGGTTTGGcatctagtgaaagaatggaaAGAAGGCTCGAAGATGAGTTTGAACCAACTGTTCTCTCTGAGAAGTACATGACAGGGCAAGATGATGAAATCCGCCAGCTTGATATTCCTGAGAGAATGCAGGTGCATTATCTGCTTTAGTTTCTCTATGTGTACTTGTGGTCTATTATTTATTTGGTGTTCATGGGTAGATGTAAAGATATCTTGTCAACTTTGACAGATATCTGAAGAAAGCACTGGAAGCCCTCCTGTAGATGAGCTTAGCATTGAGGAAGAGAGTAATTGGATATATGCCCAATTTACTTCTCTACTTAAAGAATCTGATGGACAAGGAGTTCATAGTTTCGAAGGGCGAGGTTTCTCGGTTAACAAGGATGACATTGCAAAATTTTTGGAGCTACATCATGTGCAGAAATTAGAGGTTTCtggattcattttttttgttgtaattgcTTCCTTGATTCATTGATTAGCATGCTAATTTTCTTTGTCTCCTCTAGATACCGTTTATAGCAATGTACCGAAAGGAGCAATGCCGGAGCTTGTTGGACACTGCTGATGTTGATGGTGCCAATCAAGACAAGAAACCTGAGACTAAGTGGCATAAGGTAAGCAGTTCTCTTGGAGGAACTAAAAGTACTCAGTTCAAAATTTGTTGTCCGAGGACATTGGGTGGATTAATGTGAGGTATTTGTCACTGTAGGTCTTCTGGATGATTCAGGACTTGGATAAGAAATGGCTCCTTCTTCGAAAAAGGAAAATGGCGTTGCATGGTTACTATACAAAACGTTACGAAGAAGAGTCTAGGAGGGTCTATGACGAAACTAGGCTTAATCTAAATCAGTATCTTTTTGAATCAGTCATTAAGTCTCTTAACGTTGcagaaacagaaagagaagTTGACGATGTAGATTCCAAGTTCAACTTGCATTTTCCTCCCGGTGAAATTGGTGTTGATGAAGGGCAGTACAAGAGACCGAAAAGAAAATCACAATATAGCATCTGTAGCAAAGCTGGGCTCTGGGAGGTTGCCAACAAATTTGGGTATAGTGCTGAGCAATTGGGACTTGCATTGTCCCTCGAAAAATTGGTCAGtatgattttatattgtttgatcTGTATGTTGTACTGGAAGGACAGTTCTAACACTGGTTGAGCTGCAGGTTGACGAGCTTGAGGACGCAAAGGAAACACCAGAGGAGATGGCAATGAACTTTGTGTGCGCAATGTTTGAAGACCCTCATGCTGTTCTGAAGGGTGCACGGCATATGGTATACTCTGCAATAAAACTATTCTTATGAACTGTTTTACTGGAGTTAATATACTAAGTACTTCTCCTATCATTAATGATGAGAATATCCGAATTTTTCTTGTTAGGCTGCAGTTGAGATAAGTTGCGAGCCATCAGTCAAAAAGTATGTCCGTGGCATTTATATGGAGAATGCAGTAGTCTCAACAAGTCCAACAGCAGATGGAAATACAGTAATAGATTCATTCCATCAGTTTTCTGGGATCAAGTGGTTACGTGAAAAGCCATTGAGCAAGTTTGAGGGTGCACAATGGCTTCTCATTCAGAAGGCAGAAGAGGAGAAACTTCTTCAAGTAACCTTCAAGCTGCCTGAGAATCACATGAATAGGCTAATTAGCGACTGCAATGAACATTATCTAAGTGTCGGTGTTAGTAAGTATGCTCAACTCTGGAATGAGCAAAGAAAGTTAATTCTGGAGGATGCACTTCATACTTTTCTTTTGCCATCAATGGAGAAAGAAGCAAGATCCTTGCTGACTAGCAGAGCGAAGAGTCGGTTGCTTTTAGAGTATGGACAGGCTTTGTGGAACAAAGTTTCTGCAGGGCcatatcaaaagaaagaaatggacATTAGCTCAGATGAGGAAGTTGCGCCTAGGGTCATGGCATGTTGTTGGGGACCTGGAAAGCCACCAAATACGTTTGTGATGCTGGATTCATCGGGAGAGGTGCTTGATGTACTCTATGCTGGATCCCTCACATTACGATCTCANNNNNNNNNNNNNNNNNNNNNNNNNNNNNNNNNNNNNNNNNNNNNNNNNNNNNNNNNNNNNNNNNNNNNNNNNNNNNNNNNNNNNNNNNNNNNNNNNNNNNNNNNNNNNNNNNNNNNNNNNNNNNNNNNNNNNNNNNNNNNNNNNNNNNNNNNNNNNNNNNNNNNNNNNNNNNNNNNNNNNNNNNNNNNNNNNNNNNNNNNNNNNNNNNNNNNNNNNNNNNNNNNNNNNNNNNNNNNNNNNNNNNNNNNNNNNNNNNNNNNNNNNNNNNNNNNNNNNNNNNNNNNNNNNNNNNNNNNNNNNNNNNNNNNNNNNNNNNNNNNNNNNNNNNNNNNNNNNNNNNNNNNNNNNNNNNNNNNNNNNNNNNNNNNNNNNNNNNNNNNNNNNNNNNNNNNNNNNNNNNNNNNNNNNNNNNNNNNNNNNNNNNNNNNNNNNNNNNNNNNNNNNNNNNNNNNNNNNNNNNNNNNNNNNNNNNNNNNNNNNNNNNNNNNNNNNNNNNNNNNNNNNNNNNNNNNNNNNNNNNNNNNNNNNNNNNNNNNNNNNNNNNNNNNNNNNNNNNNNNNNNNNNNNNNNNNNNNNNNNNNNNNNNNNNNNNNNNNNNNNNNNNNNNNNNNNNNNNNNNNNNNNNNNNNNNNNNNNNNNNNNNNNNNNNNNNNNNNNNNNNNNNNNNNNNNNNNNNNNNNNNNNNNNNNNNNNNNNNNNNNatcaaaagaaagaaatggacATTAGCTCAGATGAGGAAGTTGCGCCTAGGGTCATGGCATGTTGTTGGGGACCTGGAAAGCCACCAAATACGTTTGTGATGCTGGATTCATCGGGAGAGGTGCTTGATGTACTCTATGCTGGATCCCTCACATTACGATCTCAAAATGTCAATGACCAGCAGCGTAAAAAGAATGACCAGGATCGTGTTTTAAAGTTTATGATGGACCACCAACCGCATGTTGTGGCTTTAGGAGCTGTCAATTTGTCTTGTACTCGCCTGAAGGATGATATTTATGAGGTAAGGATTCATGAAACACAATGGAACTATGTTCTTCGACTCTAGCTAATGCAACATACATGTTCTGAGTTTAATCTTATATTGTTACACTTACATTCATATGGTTGTGGAATTTTGTCTGTAGAGTCCtcaattttctgttttatcaaCAGGACTTTCGAACTGATATACCTTTTTGAGTTTGACTGCTTTCCCGAAATTGATGATGTTATATCTGGTGTAGTAAGCTTGAGTCACTGCTTTTGTAGCTCACCTTGTCAAAGTTATCTGGTTGTGTTTTAGTCTGCattgttgtttttcttgcttaGTAAACTTggtcatgttttattttatatatcaggTCATATTCCAGATGGTGGAGGAAAAGCCTAGAGATGTTGGACATGGAATGGATGATTTAAGCATTGTTTATGTGGATGAATCACTTCCTAGACTATATGAAAATTCTCGAATCTCGGGTGAACAGCTACCTCAGCAGTCAGGGATCGTGAAACGTGCAGTTGCTCTTGGACGCTATCTCCAAAATCCACTAGCAATGGCTGCCACTTTATGCGGTCCAGGTAGGGAAATTTTGTCTTGGAAGCTTCATCCCTTGGAGCATTTTCTTCAGGTAGACGAGAAGTACGGAATGGTTGAGCAGGTTATGGTTGACATAACAAACCAGGTTGGAATCGACATTAATTTGGCAGCTAGCCATGAGTggtttttttctcctttacaGTTCATTTCTGGACTTGGGCCTAGGAAAGCTGCATCCTTGCAGAGGTCGCTTGTGAGAGCTGGTTCAATATTTGTTCGCAAGGACCTGATAATGCATGGGCTTGGTAAAAAGGTTTTTGTAAATGCAGCCGGTTTCTTGCGCATTCGCAGGAGTGGGCTAGCTGCTAGTAGCAGTCAATTTATTGACTTATTGGATGACACCCGAATACATCCCGAGTCATATAGCCTTGCCCAAGAATTGGCTAAAGATATTTATGATCAGGATGTCAGAGGTGACTcaaatgatgatgaggatgcgATAGAGATGGCAATAGAGCATGTGAGAGATCGGCCAGGCTCATTGAGAAAAGTGGTCCTTGATGAGTATCTTGCCAGCAAGAAAAGGGAGAATAAGAAGGAAACCTATAGTAATATCATGAGAGAATTGAGCTTTGGTTTCCAGGATTGGCGGATACCCTTTAAAGACCCAAGTCCAGATGAAgaattttatatgatttcaggTGAAACTGAAGACACCATAGCTGAGGGAAGAATTGTGCAGGCTAGTGTTCGGAGATTAC is a genomic window containing:
- the LOC104750333 gene encoding transcription elongation factor SPT6 homolog (The sequence of the model RefSeq protein was modified relative to this genomic sequence to represent the inferred CDS: added 12 bases not found in genome assembly), translated to MADFIVDEDDGLGHPKRGGLKKKKFRQGSDISAMRDANEIFGDVDELLTIRKKGLASSERMERRLEDEFEPTVLSEKYMTGQDDEIRQLDIPERMQISEESTGSPPVDELSIEEESNWIYAQFTSLLKESDGQGVHSFEGRGFSVNKDDIAKFLELHHVQKLEIPFIAMYRKEQCRSLLDTADVDGANQDKKPETKWHKVFWMIQDLDKKWLLLRKRKMALHGYYTKRYEEESRRVYDETRLNLNQYLFESVIKSLNVAETEREVDDVDSKFNLHFPPGEIGVDEGQYKRPKRKSQYSICSKAGLWEVANKFGYSAEQLGLALSLEKLVDELEDAKETPEEMAMNFVCAMFEDPHAVLKGARHMAAVEISCEPSVKKYVRGIYMENAVVSTSPTADGNTVIDSFHQFSGIKWLREKPLSKFEGAQWLLIQKAEEEKLLQVTFKLPENHMNRLISDCNEHYLSVGVSKYAQLWNEQRKLILEDALHTFLLPSMEKEARSLLTSRAKSRLLLEYGQALWNKVSAGPYQKKEMDISSDEEVAPRVMACCWGPGKPPNTFVMLDSSGEVLDVLYAGSLTLRSQNVNDQQRKKNDQDRVLKFMMDHQPHVVALGAVNLSCTRLKDDIYEVIFQMVEEKPRDVGHGMDDLSIVYVDESLPRLYENSRISGEQLPQQSGIVKRAVALGRYLQNPLAMAATLCGPGREILSWKLHPLEHFLQVDEKYGMVEQVMVDITNQVGIDINLAASHEWFFSPLQFISGLGPRKAASLQRSLVRAGSIFVRKDLIMHGLGKKVFVNAAGFLRIRRSGLAASSSQFIDLLDDTRIHPESYSLAQELAKDIYDQDVRGDSNDDEDAIEMAIEHVRDRPGSLRKVVLDEYLASKKRENKKETYSNIMRELSFGFQDWRIPFKDPSPDEEFYMISGETEDTIAEGRIVQASVRRLQGGRAICVLDSGLTGMLTKEDFADDGRDIVELSERLKEGDILTCKIKSIQKQRYQVFLICKESEMRNNRHQHNQNVDAYYHEDRNSLQLVKEKARKEKELVRKHFKSRMIVHPRFQNITADQATEYLSDKDFGESIVRPSSRGLNYLTLTLKIYDEVYAHKEIVEGGKENKDITSLQCIGKTLKIGEDTFEDLDEVMDRYVDPLVSHLKTMLNYRKFRKGTKSEVDDLLKIEKGENPSRIVYCFGISHEHPGTFILSYIRSTNPHHEYIGLYPKGFKFRKRMFEDIDRLVAYFQRHIDDPLQESVPSIRSVAAMVPMRSPADRGSSGGSGWGSSHNEGGWKGNSDRSGSGRGGDYRNGGGRDGHPSGAPRPYGGRGRGRGRGRRDHMNGDRQDGNGDWGNNDTGTGDGGWGSSTGKKSSGAGGWGNESGGGGDGSTGGWGSETAEKKSDGASGWGNDSGGKKSSEDGGWGNKAGGKKSDGEGGWGNESSSQKSGGGGGGGW